Within the Terriglobia bacterium genome, the region CCGACAGTCACATGAACGCCTTCATCCGCTTCAAGCTGGCGCTCACCGAAGACGTGCCGACCATCAAGCCGTACGACGAAAAGCGCTGGGCCGAGCTCGCCGACGTGCGCAAGACACCGGTCGAGGTCTCGCTCGCCTTGCTCGGCGCCATTCACGAGCGCTGGGTGAACCTGCTCAAATCGCTCGGGCCCGGAGACTTCGCTCGCACCTTCATCCACCCCGAGCATCAGGCCCCACTCACCCTCGAGAAGACGTTGGCCCTCTACGCCTGGCACGGCGCGCACCACACCGCCCACGTCACCTCGCTCAGCGACCGAATGGGATGGAAGACCCCGAAGCCGCGCGCCGAGCGGAAGCCCGGGCCTCGCAAAGCAAAGAGGACAAGACGGGCTTAGTCACCTGCGCGACTCCGGAACGTTCGGTCATGATCGTCCGTGATCGCGCGAAGATCGACTCGTTACCGGCGGCAGACCCGTTCGCTTCTGCGAGTGGCCCGATTGAGGTACGCTCCGGAATCCCAGGAGCGCAGGAGGGCGCATGCGTCGTCGAGTACGAGTCATCGCGGCGAGCCTCGCATTGCTGACCGCGGCCACCGTCCTCGCGAAGGATGGACGAGCCCTCGCGCTCCGGCACGTGGCGATCGACCTACCGGCGGCGCCCGCCGCGGTCGTCTCCGCCGATCTCGAAGGCGACGGCCGGATCGAGGCGGTGACGTCCGCGCAGTCCGACTCGGGAGCCGGAGAGCTCAAGCAGGGCAAGGAGCCGCATTTCAAGTACAGCTTCCACCACGTCGGCCGGGACCTGCGCGTCGAGGCGGCACCCTACCAGGAGATCGAGGTCGTCGGCTACCCGGTGGGCGACGTCTTCGGCGAGGAGAGCGCGGGCGCCTTTCGAGACCTCGACGGGGACGGACGAAGAGACCTCGTCACCGTGACGCTCGACTTCTCGGTGTTCCAGATCGTCCGCGTCCTCGCGACGAAGAAGATCGCGGTCGGCTTTGCGTTCCACGTCTGGGCGCAGGGAGCGGACGGGAGGTTTCGCGAGGTGACCGGTCAGGATCTCGACGACCGGTTCACGTTCGACCTCAACGACCTCCGGTTCGACCGCCTGACGGAGATCGCCGGCGATCTCGACGGGGACGGGAAGCTCGACTTCGTGAGGCTGGGGGGAGGCAAGACAATCGAGATCCGTCGGGGAGGCCCCAGCTGCCGATTCTCGCCGAAGTACGACGTCAGGATCCAGCTGGACGACGAGCTGTCGGACGTGTCCCAGGTACGGATTCGCGATCTGGACGGCGACGGTCGCGCCGATCTCTCTCTCGTGAGGCCGCTCCCATCCCCCGAAGCGGAGGTGTCGCCGCCGGTGAGGCTCGATCTGTATCTCAGCGGGGGCGGCCGATGAGGCGCGCAGCGTGGATCCTGCTCGCGCTCGCCGCCGCCGCCCAGGACGCGCTCGCGAAGAAGGCCCCTCCTCCCCCACCCGAGATTCCGCCCGCGGAAGGCGTCCACCTGGCGCGCGTCGAGGGGGGAACGCGACTCGACGCGGTGCTCCCGGGCTCGTTGCGAGGTTACGCCTTGCCGCGCCGGGCCGACGGGAGCCGCGACATCGTCCTCCTCGTGGGAACGGTGCGGCCGACGACCCTGCAGAAGCGGGACGAGAAGCAGAGGGCGGTTACGACGCCGTGCGACGGGGTCGATCCCGTGGAGGCAGCCCGTGCCGCGCCGACCGAGCTGCTACGACTCGATCCCTCGGGGAGCGGCGGGCTCGAAGTCCTGCGAGACGACCTCCCGGCCGATGCTGAGGGTCTCGACGCGCTCGACCTCGACGGCGATGGGAACGAGGAGCTTCTGATCTTCCTGTCGGGGGAGATTCGTTCGCTTCGTGACGCGGAGGGCAAGCGGTTCGCGGGAGCGCCGGAGCCGCTCGTTTCCGACCCGTCCCTCGGCGAAGGAGCGCGCGAGCCGAGGGTCGTCCGCTCGGCGTCCACCTCGGGAGCGCTCTTCCCGGTCGCGACCGCGGAGGGCCTCCACGCGTACGGCCGGCTCGCGGACGGCCGCTTCGGCCTGGCGTCGAACACGCCCCTTCCCGTTTCGACCTCGATGTCGGGACGCCGAATCCGGGTCATCACACCCTCCGTGACGGAGATCGGAGCACGCCCCGGCGGCACCTCGATGCTGGCGGCGAGCGGCGACGGCGACGGAGAGATACGGTCGGACCGACTTCGATCGATCCTCCTCGATCCCTCCGCGGAGCCGGCGCGCCGCGCGGTCGAGTGCTGGTCGAAGCTCCCGGCGAGGGAGTGGCTCCACGACCGGTTCTATCGCTCCCTCGACGGACGCCCGGCGATGATCGTCACGACGACGCCCGCGAACAAGCTCAAGATCTTCGGCGAGAAGTGGCTCCGGCTGTTCCTCCTCGAGGAGGATCGGACGAAAGCCGGGAAGGCTCCCGTCCTCGCCGCGGACATTGGCGCGAGCCTCTGGCAATCCGTCGAGCCCGTGTTCCTCGACGTGAACGGCGACGGCCGGACGGATCTCGTCGTCTCCTACTGGAAGGGGATGAAGAAGGACGCGGTGAAACTGGACGCGTTCTTGCGGAATGAGGACGGGAGCTTCGACCCGACGCCGCGAGGGACGACGATCGACGCTAAGGACGGTGATCGGACGTTCCTCGAGTATGGCCGCGATATCGACGGGGACGGGGCGGCGGATCTCCTCGTGCTCGCGGAGGGAAAGGTCCTGATCTTCCCCGGCGTGAAAGCTCCGCCCAAGGGGGAGGGGATCGTCGCGGCAACGCCGCGCTACTCCCTTCCGCTACCTTCCTTTTCCTCGTTGGCCTCGTCCGGCAGCATCGTGGTGAGCGTCGGATCGGAAGGGATGTCGGCGGAAACGCGCCGAGCCGGGCTCGGGTCGCCGCGGCCAATCGACCTCGACGGCGACGGGCGGCCGGAGATTCTCATCGACGCGAACTTGAAGGACGGGCGGAGCGCGATCGTGATCTTCCGGCTCGCCACCCGGCCCTAGCCGGCCTTTCTCCGCGGGACGGTCCGCAGCTCGCGTTCCGGTACCGGACGCTGCCGACGTGTCGCGGCTTCCATCCGCGGTCCCGGGGGGTGGCGATTGCGGTCTCCGACCGGAGTGGCTGGAGGTCTTGCCAGGAGACGGGCGAGGTCGAATTGCGAGGACGAGCGCCGCTACGAGCGCGAACTCGACCTCGATTCCCTGTCCCGGCGCGTCCGAACGCGGGCGCCAGCCGGGGCCTCACGAGGAGAATCTCTCGCTCTTTGGCCTCGAGTCGCCGTATATTTCGCACGTCGTGCGCCCGATTCTCGGGTTGCGGGGGGAGAAGATGCGAAAACGGTTGGTGCCGGGACTCAAGTGGTCTGCGCTTCTGGTATTCGTCCTGCTGACGGGGTTCGCGTTCGCCGAGGAAGAGATCCAGCCGCCGACCGGCCCCCAACTGGTCGGCGAGCCGGTCGTGCCCACGATCACCAGGGCGGTGCGCGACCTGCCCGATTTCGTGCCCGACCCGAACCTCTTCGGCCTCGAGGCGAAGCGCCGCGAGACCTTCGGCATCATCCCGATCGAGTACCCGATCGAGCCGAGAGTGGACCCGTTGATGAAGCTGCAGGAGCTCGGGGGGCCCAAGCTCCCTGACTCCTTCGCCACGCTCGTGCACAACTACGCGGGCCAATCGTCCTCCGTATCGCCGCCCGACACGAACGGCGACGTGGGCCTCGCCTACTTCCTCCAGGGGACGAACCAGTCGGTCTCGTCGATCCAGGTCCTGAACAAGGCCACCGGCGCCGTCGTGAAGACCTTCACCCTGGAGGAGATGGCGTCCTCTTCCCCTTGCAACAGCGGCTTCTGCGACGTGGTGGTCAACTACGACCGCGCGGCCGACCGCTGGCTCCTCACCGAGCTGCCCGCAAGCGGCGGCGACGTCTGCGTCTACGTCTCGACCTCGGGCGACCCCACGGGTACGTACTACGCTTACGCCTTCGCGGTGGAGTCCAGCACCACCGACTATCCGAAGTACGGCGTCTGGCCCCAGAACGGGACCGGCGGGTCCTACGTCATGGGCGCGAACGCGGGGTCGTCGGGTAAGGACCTCTTCGCCTTCGACCGGGCCAAGATGCTCGCCGGACAAGCCGCCACGTTCCAGAAATTCACCGTGGCGAGCCTACCGAACTTCAGCTTCCAGCTGGTCCTCCCGGGCGGGATGCAGGGACAGACGCCCCCTCCGAACGGGGAACCCGCCGTCTTCGTGAGGCCGCGAGACGACGAGTCCCAGGACGGCGCCAGCACGCCGACCTATGACCTCCTGGAGATGTGGGCGCTCAGCGTCGACTGGGCGACACCGGCCAATTCGACCCTGACGCAGCTGACGTCCCTCCACATCGGGGATTACGACGCGACGCTCTGCGGCCTGGGCAGCACGTGGAACTGCATGCCCCAGCCGGGCACGACGCAGAAGATCGACCCGATCCGCGAGCCGCTGCACCACCCCTTCGTGTACCGGAACTTCGGCGACCACCAGGCACTGGTCGGGACTTTCGTCGAGGACGTGGACGGCACCGACCATGCAGCGCTCCGCTGGTTCGAGCTGCGCAAGCCGGAAAGCGGCGGCTCGTGGAGCCTCTACCAGGAAGGCGTCGTCGGCGGCGAGTCCGGGGTGCACCGCTCCGTCGGCTCGATCACGATCGACCAGTCGAGCAACATCGCCATGGTCTACACCCGGACCGGCAGCGCAGCCCCCTACTACCCGTCCATCTACTACAAGGGCCGCCTCTCGACCGACACGCTCGGCACGATGCCCCAGGGCGAGTACGCGATCCAGGACGGCTCGTACTCGAAGACGGGCAACGAGCGCTGGGGCGACTACGCGGGCGCCGGCATCGACCCCGCGGATGACTGCACGTTCTGGTTCACCACGGAGTACATGCTGTCGAACTCCAACTGCGGTACGAGGGTCGCCGCAGCCAAGTTCGACGCGTGCGGTTGCCTTGCCATTCCGCCGGCCCCGACCGCTTCGGCCACGGTCCCGCAGGACAACCGGATCTCGATCAGCTGGGACGATTCCTCCACGACGTCCATCACCCGGTACTACATCCTCCGCTCGACCGCGAGCGGCGGGCCGTACGAGCAGATCGCCGAGGTGGCCGACACGAGCCCCGGCGTCGGCGGCGGCCCGGGCTACACGTTCGACGACGACACGGTCAGCGGCGGATTGCACTACTACTACGTCGTGAAGTCGAACGACGGCCTCGCCTGCACTTCGTCGGCCTCGAACGAGGTGGACGGCATCGCGACCGGCGCCTGCCTGCTCGCCCCGACCTTCGCCGGCATCGGCGGCGTGAGCAACCCCGGCGAGTCCACCTGCACGCTCAACCTCTCGTGGAGCGCCGGAGCGTCGACCTGCGGCAACGCGCTGAAGTACAACGTCTACCGCGACACGACCTCGGGCTTCACGCCTTCCTCTGCCAACCGGATCGCGACGGGCGTCACCCAGACGACGTACGCCGACGCCGTCGGGGTCGCCAAGGGCACGACGTACTACTACGTCGTCCGCGCGGTCGACGCCGGCAACGCCACCGAGGAGTCGAACACGGTCCAGAAGACCGGTTCCCCGACCGGGCCGATCACGACCTCCAGCTGGACCGACACCTTCGAGTCCGCCGGCGGCTTCGATCAGGCCGGCTGGACCCACGCGATCGGGTCCGGCTCGACGGATTGGGCGTGGGCCACGGCGTACGTCCACGACGGGACCCATTCCTGGTTCGCGCAGGACGTGGCGTCGTCGTCGGACATGACGCTCACGAGCCCGGCGTTCGGCGTCGGCGCATCGACCACGTTGAGCTTCTGGCACACGTACGCGTTCGAGAGCACGACGACGTGCTACGACGGCGGCACGCTCGAGTGGTCCGCCGACGGGACCACCTGGACCGTGGTGCCGGCGACCGATTTCACCGCCGGCGCGTACACCGGCACGATCTACGGGAGCTCGAATCCGATCTACAACAAGGCCGCCTGGTGCGGCGGCACGATCGGCACCCCGACCCTGGTTTCGGTCAACCTCGGTACGGATGCCGGCCTGCTCGGCAAGACGATCCAGCTCCGCTGGCACGAGGGAAACGACCTCAGCGTGTCGGTCACCGGCTGGTACGTGGACGCGGTCTCGGTCGGGAACGCCCAGATCGGCGGAGCGTGCGAGGTCGGCACAGGGTGCGTGACGCCGCCGGAAGCCCCGTTCGCCGCGGCGACGGCGCCGCAATTCCACCGGATCGCGGTCAGCTGGAACGACTCGGCGATGGCGTCGGTCGCCTCCTACAAGGTCTACCGCTCGACGACGGACGGCGGGCCGTACACACAGATCGGAACGGTCGCCGACACGAGCCCGGGAATCGCCGGCGGCCCGGGCTACACGTTCGACGACGACACGGTCAGCGGCGGATCGCGCTACTACTACGTCGTCCGGTCGACGGACGGCGTCTCGTGCACGTCCGTCAATTCCAACCAGGCCGACGCGGTGGCGACGGGCAACTGCCTCTTCCCGCCGACCTTCGCGGGCGCGACCGGCGTCTCGAACGCGAGCGCCTCGACCTGCACCCTGAGCGTCGGCTGGAGCGCCGGCACCTCGAACTGCTCCACCCCGCTTCAGTACAACGTCTACCGCGGCACGACGGCCGGGTTCACGCCCTCCCCCGCCAACAGGATCGCCACGGGTCTCACCGGGACGTCCTACGCCGATGCGGTCGGGATCGGCGACCGGACGACCTACTACTACATCGTCCGCGCGGTCGACACGACGAACGGCGTCGAGGAATCGAACGTGACCGCTAAGAGCGCCTTCCCCACCGGCCCGGGGAACCTGACGAGCTGGACCGACACGTTCGAGGGGTCGCTCTCCGGCGGCGGGTTCGACCTCGCCGACTGGACGCACAACGCCATCTCGGGGTCGACGAACTGGACCTGGTCCACGACGAGGCCGCACGACGGGACCCACTCCTGGTTCGCGCAGGACGTCTCGAGCGTGTCCGACATGGTCCTCACCAGCCCGTCGTTCGCCGTCGGCTCCACGACCACGATGAGCTTCTGGCACACGTACGCGTTCGAGGGCTCGACATCGACCTGTTACGACGCCGGCACCCTCGAGTCCTCGCCGGACGGGACGACGTGGACGGTCGTGCCGGCCGCGGACTTCACCGCCGGCGCCTACACGGGCACGGTCAACTCGGGCTATTCGAACCCGCTCGCCGGCAAGCCGGCCTGGTGCGGAGGGACCGTGGGAACGCCCACCCAGGTGTCCGTCAACCTGGGGGGCGACGCCAATCTCGTGAACAGGACGATCCGGTTGCGGTGGCACGAGGGCAACGACTCCTCCGCCACGGGCACCGGGTGGTACGTAGACACGGCAACCGTCACCAACGCCGGCAACGCCGGCAGCTGCACGACCGGCGCCTGCACCGCGCCGGGCTCGACGACCGGCCTGCTTTACCTGACGCTCTCCGGCGGCATGAGCTGGGCTCCGGCGGTCGGCGCCACCGGCTACGACCTCGTCCGCGGCACGCTCGGCACGCTGCACGGCGGCGGCTTCACGGCATCGACGGACGCGTGCCTCGCGAACGACGTCGGTGCGACGACCTTCGTCGACGCGCACGTTCCGGCAGCCGGCGATGCGGACTGGTTCCTCGTCCGCTTCTACAACGCCTGCGGCGTGGGGACCTTCGACGAAGGATCGCCTTCTGAAGTCGGCTCGAGAGACGCCGCGATCGCGGCGTCCGCCAACGCCTGTCCCTGATTCCCCGCCGGGGGCGCGCCGGAGCGCGCCCCCCGGCGTCCTCGTCTCCGCGAAAGGGCGGCGGGGTGACCTGGCGTTCCGATACGGGACGCCGCCGCGGATTCGCAGTTTCGAGTTCCTATCCGCAAGAGTGACCGGACCGTTCGGCGAAAACAGACTCAGAACGGTCGGGAGGAGGAGACACGACCGCCGTCGCGTGTGTCATCCCTTTCAACCCCTGGGGATACGGTCCCGTCGGCGCGAAGACCGAGCAGCGGCGCCGGGTCGTCGCGCTTGAGGGTCATGAGCTGCCACAGGCCGCCGGCCAGCAGCATCAGCACGCCCAGGTTCGTCACCGCCACCTTCGTGGGGTAATCCAAGACCTCGTTCTCCATCATCGGCTTGCTCAGGAACAGCAGCGCCACGGCGGTCATGACGCGCAGAACGACGACCGCACGCGGGGACGACAGCCGCGGCTGCAGGAGGTAGATCGCCAGCGGGAAGGTCAGCAGGAAGTAGTGCAGCCATATCAGAGGCGTCGCCACCAGACTGATGGCGGCCGCAATGCACACCGCCAGGTACGCTTGCCGGAAGGACTCCTCGCCGGGGTCGCCGCCGCGCCCACGCCCCAGCAGCGCGCACACGACGAACACCGCCAGAAGGCCAACCAGCAGTATCCACGAGGGGTCGAAGTGCAGCGTGCCACTCAGGATTCGGGGGAGGCTGAAGTTCCCCATCTCGAGCGTGTAGTCGTTTCGCATCAGCCTCGGGACGTTCTGCAGCCATTGGCCAAAGCAGTTCGCCGAGCCGAAGTAGAGCATGGAAATTCCCGCAACCAGGGCCGCCCCCGCAGCGCCGCCCAGAGCGACTCGACCCAGCTTGTCCAGTCGGCGGTTGCAAGCCCACACCGCCGCCAGAGTCACCCCGACCAGCGCCAGGTTGGGCTTGAACATGGCGGCCGTCACCCCCACCGCACCCGTGAGGAGGTCGGCCCAGAGGGACTGCCGCCTTGATTGCAGCCAAACGATCGCCGCCAGTAGCGCCAGCTGGATCTGGTTGACGTTGCCGACGAGGATCTCCGAATTCAGCGGCGCCGAGGTCGCCGTCACGACCAGGATCACCAGAGAAGCCGCCAGCGAGAAGCCCAGCGTGCGGCACAGGACCAGGATCGAGACAGCCAGACAGGCCGTGCAGAACAACGCATAGGCCGACAGGTCGCGCCGGTACTCGCCCGTGCTGAAGAGCCCGAAGAAGCAGTACGCGAATGGCGTGCCGGTGGTGTGCACCTCGTTGTTGTTGAACTTGGCGACGGCGGTGGCCGCCTTATGCAGCTGCTGGCTGCGTGACGCGGCGGCCAGCTCCAGTGAGCGCTGACTCAGCAATCGGCGCCCCTCGTCACTGTAGATGTCCGGGACCATTCGCTCGGAGACGGCGCGGGAGGCGAACCAGTAATGGAAGAAGTCGATGGAGGCTACCTTCGTCGCGGTGAGGTAGTTCGTCCACAGCGTGACGCCTGCCAGCACGATGGCCGCCAGCGTCTTCTCGTCCAGCAGCACCGCCCGAAGCCGCGACATCGCCATCGCGCGGAACGTGTCTCGCTCATCGGGTGACATGGTTCACTTCGAGAATCTCACTTTCCATGAGGCGATGAACCCGGAAAGAAAATATCACACCTGCCACGGCGCATACTTGATATGTTCGGCTTTGAATCGCAAACGGTCCGGGTACCGAGAGGAGAATGGAAGTTGAGATCGAGCGCGGGCGGTAATTCAGACTCCCTCTTTCCTATGCGGCGCGGTCCGCCGGGCAAGCCGGAGGCCCGTTCGCTCTGCCCCTTCCTTCCGCCTCGCTACAACAACCTCTCGCTCCTCGCCCAGTAATCGAACCTGTCCGCCAATTGCTCGAACGACTCGATGGCGTGGAGCAGCGGCTGGAGGTGCCAGACGTTCGCCCTGTGCCGCGCTCCACAGGTCCCGGTACTTCTCGCGCACCCACGGGTGGAGATCGGCTTCGGCCTCCCGTCGCCGGGAAACCGACCGGCGATGAAGACGTCCACGCGAACGTCGTACTCGGCGTCGACCAATTTCCCCGTTTCCGCTTGTACGGTGGCGAGGCCGGACAAGTCGCCGGCGATCAGTACGGATCTTCGCCCTGAGCCGCGCTCCACAACTCCCGGTACTTGTCGCGCACCCACGGGTGGAGCTTCTCGGCGAGATCCAGGGAGAGTCCGGCGCTTCGAACGAGATCGAGCACGTCGGCGAGATCGTGCAGCCGGTGCGGAGCGCTCATTCCGGATGCGAGCTTGAGTTCGAGGAAACGCGGCAGGGGCAGGAGCGCGAAGGTCGATCCGCGGATCGCCGTCGTCGCAGGGTCGGGAAATGCGATCGGCTTCGGCTTCCCGTCGCCGGGAAAACGACCGGCGCTGAGGATGTCCACGTGAACGTCGTACTCGGTGTCGACCAGCTTCCCCGTTCCCGCTACCCGTTCCTCGTACCCGCGACCCAGGTGGCGGGCCTTGAACGCCGCGAGATCGACCTCGCGGAGGATGATGTCGACGTCGACCGTCGCGCGACGATGACCGTACTCGTTCAGCGCCAGCGCGCCGATGATCGCGTACGGGATCCCTTCCGACTCCAGGATGGCGGTGAGCTTGAGGAGAGCCTTCTGCGCTTCGCCCTGACCCATGAAGAACCTCTCGCAATAGGCCACGCCTTCGAGGAAGCGAGCCTCGGCCTCCGCCGTGACACGTCCCGCTCCCCAGTTCGCCATTCCCCGTGCTTTCGTCGTGCTCATCCGGGACCGCACTCCAATCCACCGTCGAATCCGCGCGCCCGTCGCTCAGAATAGCCGACCCGCGCACGGGCCGCACACCGCTCCTCGCTTGGGCGTCGAAGCCGACGCGCGGCGTCCAAGGGACCGTGACCGATCGATTCGATCACTAGTTTCTCGATTGACTTGGGTGTATACACTCCCGTAGGCTCATGGAACCGACCGTCGAGGTCGGAAGTGCCGAAGGGTGGCTCCGGCCCGGCGGGTTTCGCAGCGGGGAGGGCGGCCATGCGAAAGCGTACCTTCGGCGGGAATCCGTTCGTGGTCTTGGCCCTCGGGTTGCTCGTGCCGGCGGCGACGCCGGCCGTAGCCCAGACGCTCACGTTCGACGAGCGCGTCGCGGCCCAGACGGCGATCGAACGCGTGGCCTACTCGCACCGTATCGGCGCGACGAGGCCGTTCGAGGAAGCCGTCCCGCGCGCCATCATCGAGAGAAAGGTGAGGGAGTACCTCCGGCTTGCGGGGGAGCTCGAGGCCGCGACGCCGATCACCCCGGCGATGCTCGACCGGGAGATGGAGCGCATCGAGGCCCGCTCGCGCTATCCCGAACGGCTCGCCGAGCTGTACGCGGCGCTCGGGAACGATCCGCTGCGGATTGCCGAATGCCTCGCACGGCCCGTCCTTGTCCGCCGGCTCGCGGGGTCCCTCGATGCTTGCCAGCTCGACCGTGCGATCCCAGCCTCCGTTGTCCCTTTCGCTTCGTGCCCGGACGACGTGTGGGGACCGATGGGGATCACGGGGGCTCCCTCGGGCCGGATCAGTCAATCGACCGTCTGGACCGGGAGCGAGATGATCGTGTGGGGCGGCTACACCACAGTCTACGAGAACACCGGTGCCGTCTACGATCCGGTCCTCGACGCCTGGACCGCCGTCACGGTGGACGGAGCACCGACCGGCCGGGGCACGACCGCCGTGTGGACGGGAACCGAGATGATCGTCTGGGGCGGCTACACGGCAACGGGCCGGGTGAACACCGGCGGGCGCTACGACCTGGCCGCCGATTCGTGGCAGTCGACCAGCGTCACGGGAGCGCCGTCGGCGCGCTCGGGCCACACCGCCGTATGGACCGGCACACGGATGATCGTCTGGGGCGGCACCATCGGATCCGTCCAACCGAGTTGCGACGGCCAGCGGTCCGATGGGGGCGTCTACGATCCGGGCTCGGATTCCTGGACTTCCACCGGCAGCTCGGGGTCGCTGCCGTGGGCGCGTTACGAGCACTTCGTGTTCTGGACCGGTTCGGAGATGATCGTCTGGGGTGGAAAACAGGATTTCCACATGTTGAGTTACTGCGGCTTCAGCAAACTCACGAGCGGTGGACGATACGACCCGGCGACCGGCTCGTGGACGGCCATCGCAACGAGCCCCGACACTGCCATCTCGACCGAGCGGGGCGATGCGATGTTCACCGGGGCCA harbors:
- a CDS encoding DinB family protein, with protein sequence DSHMNAFIRFKLALTEDVPTIKPYDEKRWAELADVRKTPVEVSLALLGAIHERWVNLLKSLGPGDFARTFIHPEHQAPLTLEKTLALYAWHGAHHTAHVTSLSDRMGWKTPKPRAERKPGPRKAKRTRRA
- a CDS encoding VCBS repeat-containing protein yields the protein MRRAAWILLALAAAAQDALAKKAPPPPPEIPPAEGVHLARVEGGTRLDAVLPGSLRGYALPRRADGSRDIVLLVGTVRPTTLQKRDEKQRAVTTPCDGVDPVEAARAAPTELLRLDPSGSGGLEVLRDDLPADAEGLDALDLDGDGNEELLIFLSGEIRSLRDAEGKRFAGAPEPLVSDPSLGEGAREPRVVRSASTSGALFPVATAEGLHAYGRLADGRFGLASNTPLPVSTSMSGRRIRVITPSVTEIGARPGGTSMLAASGDGDGEIRSDRLRSILLDPSAEPARRAVECWSKLPAREWLHDRFYRSLDGRPAMIVTTTPANKLKIFGEKWLRLFLLEEDRTKAGKAPVLAADIGASLWQSVEPVFLDVNGDGRTDLVVSYWKGMKKDAVKLDAFLRNEDGSFDPTPRGTTIDAKDGDRTFLEYGRDIDGDGAADLLVLAEGKVLIFPGVKAPPKGEGIVAATPRYSLPLPSFSSLASSGSIVVSVGSEGMSAETRRAGLGSPRPIDLDGDGRPEILIDANLKDGRSAIVIFRLATRP
- a CDS encoding DUF2029 domain-containing protein, with protein sequence MSPDERDTFRAMAMSRLRAVLLDEKTLAAIVLAGVTLWTNYLTATKVASIDFFHYWFASRAVSERMVPDIYSDEGRRLLSQRSLELAAASRSQQLHKAATAVAKFNNNEVHTTGTPFAYCFFGLFSTGEYRRDLSAYALFCTACLAVSILVLCRTLGFSLAASLVILVVTATSAPLNSEILVGNVNQIQLALLAAIVWLQSRRQSLWADLLTGAVGVTAAMFKPNLALVGVTLAAVWACNRRLDKLGRVALGGAAGAALVAGISMLYFGSANCFGQWLQNVPRLMRNDYTLEMGNFSLPRILSGTLHFDPSWILLVGLLAVFVVCALLGRGRGGDPGEESFRQAYLAVCIAAAISLVATPLIWLHYFLLTFPLAIYLLQPRLSSPRAVVVLRVMTAVALLFLSKPMMENEVLDYPTKVAVTNLGVLMLLAGGLWQLMTLKRDDPAPLLGLRADGTVSPGVERDDTRDGGRVSSSRPF
- a CDS encoding VCBS repeat-containing protein, with amino-acid sequence MRRRVRVIAASLALLTAATVLAKDGRALALRHVAIDLPAAPAAVVSADLEGDGRIEAVTSAQSDSGAGELKQGKEPHFKYSFHHVGRDLRVEAAPYQEIEVVGYPVGDVFGEESAGAFRDLDGDGRRDLVTVTLDFSVFQIVRVLATKKIAVGFAFHVWAQGADGRFREVTGQDLDDRFTFDLNDLRFDRLTEIAGDLDGDGKLDFVRLGGGKTIEIRRGGPSCRFSPKYDVRIQLDDELSDVSQVRIRDLDGDGRADLSLVRPLPSPEAEVSPPVRLDLYLSGGGR